From Scleropages formosus chromosome 9, fSclFor1.1, whole genome shotgun sequence, one genomic window encodes:
- the nek1 gene encoding serine/threonine-protein kinase Nek1 isoform X12: MDKYEKVTKIGEGSFGKAILVKSKVEGKQYVIKEIGISRMSGKERQESRKEVAVLANMSHPNIVKYKESFEEGGCLYIVMDYCEGGDLFKRINAQKGVLFPEDQILDWFVQICLALKHVHDRKILHRDIKSQNIFLAQDGTIQLGDFGIARVLNSTVELARTCIGTPYYLSPEICENKPYNNKSDIWALGCVLYEMCTLKHAFEAGNMKNLVVKIIRGSYPPVSVHYSHDLRSLVAQLFKRSPKDRPSVNAILEKPFLSRRIPRFLSPQLIAQEFSHVTIHKQPKVSVAHGVPAKRPAPGSSLAAPAQKITKPAAKYGVPLTVKKPADAGRKCVDAARKCADRKPVVKHKPAALPVPQRKVSRVEEERKKFEEGMRKKRLELMEKERKQREQMLMLKAGHMKRFEREKLNRINRAREQGWRHVLSSSGGSPEKKFFGGGGGMAAVLAPAVERAPHELVAKLHPRGVAIAGGDSPSRAERAAPGPVLNNGSALLPDNVVLKRELHRLDVITKQACVSRQRGHAAAERARQVEEFWQRKREAMLNKVRAEGQLGALQKLAAVYGSRPSSAGGGRAKRNTEEEEYLSRLRQIRLQNFNERQQIKARLRGEKYDSDGSDSQESSEEAEQRRKKIEELKAQAKARAALIKEQLEKKRREAYEKEKKAWEDHLVARGVKMVMEAGQGTASRPGSSHPDPPAQIPAQPRPNTPAISMSAALKDVGAEATVPQKREMEAPNGDTSLLQDEKRDILRRLNQSFAGREEEELSAPPQEEQHHSPVPGQPAEEARAPSDGDRRRWEAGSPAPISIAEQILEDTSVPGAEATLPLGDEVSAVDRKKWEAGDLLIAVAQQTLEETCIGTAEKTVGEVIHLEVEKEEVPRKAWGHSPDSEVLKVLEEAELQTLTLMAEGASVHQDECVTGVGIGEESLDHMGGASFPKEQEVGPTAVDHSSEVKGCEEQESSSSVEEPALMPQPALPESNGEADAEDVETEVLEECQHQALDPPSRVVQAWEQRPLKAQEPSRPAGGSVQPEGAAEEGDLLEMQHQQPESTGPECACEEPLFYKLLSPARRRTAALAILSAQSSQDDSVTSRSRSRSASPVRSKAKDSLLIGLSTGLFDANNPKMLRTCSLPDLGKIFRTFDEDISGSNGVAAPEDNLELEDIEAMKVEEHSECEEDVASEEGDEDLQELRASMERLLQEQPSEDYSEEDEAGFTSSPPEEEAGESQAPISNGLGAEDDAHSSESELNEEWHSDYSGEGEESDTDHQDSIFSRLEELRFKLEQDMGFECFIEAYNKIKAIHEDEDENIELGSSLLQSVLGREHQHLYPKILHLVMADGAYQEDNDE; encoded by the exons ATGGATAAATACGAGAAGGTGACCAAGATTGGAGAGGGCTCTTTCGGCAAGGCCATCCTGGTCAAATCCAAGGTGGAGGGGAAACAATATGTCATCAAGGAGATTGGAATCTCCAGG ATGTCCGGCAAGGAGAGGCAGGAGTCTCGTAAGGAAGTGGCTGTCCTTGCCAACATGAGCCACCCCAACATTGTCAAGTACAAGGAGTCCTTTGAAG AGGGTGGTTGTCTCTACATAGTGATGGATTACTGTGAGGGTGGCGATCTGTTCAAGAGGATCAATGCGCAGAAAGGAGTGCTGTTTCCAGAGGATCAG aTCTTGGATTGGTTTGTGCAGATATGCCTGGCTCTGAAACACGTTCATGACCGAAAAATTTTACACAGGGACATAAAATCTCAG AACATATTTCTAGCCCAAGATGGAACTATTCAGTTGGGGGATTTTGGAATTGCCAGAGTTCTTAACAG TACAGTAGAGCTGGCTCGGACCTGCATAGGGACACCCTACTACCTCTCCCCAGAGATCTGCGAGAATAAACCATACAATAACAAAAG TGATATTTGGGCCCTGGGTTGTGTCCTGTATGAAATGTGCACGCTTAAGCATGCA TTTGAGGCTGGCAACATGAAGAACCTTGTTGTGAAGATCATCCGGGGCTCGTACCCACCTGTCTCGGTGCACTACTCCCACGATCTCCGGAGCCTCGTTGCCCAGCTGTTCAAACGGAGCCCTAAGGACCGTCCGTCTGTCAACGCCATTCTGGAGAAGCCCTTTCTCTCACGCAGGATTCCCAGGTTCCTCAGTCCCCAG CTCATCGCTCAGGAATTCAGTCATGTCACCATTCACAAGCAGCCCAAGGTCTCTGTGGCACACGGTGTGCCAG CCAAACGGCCAGCGCCAGGGTCGTCCCTCGCAGCCCCAGCCCAGAAGATCACTAAACCGGCTGCCAAGTATGGAGTGCCTTTAACTGTCAAGAAACCTGCAGATGCCGGCAGGAAGTGCGTGGATGCTGCCAGAAAGTGTGCTGACCGCAAGCCCGTGGTCAAACACAAACCG GCCGCCCTGCCAGTTCCCCAGAGGAAAGTGAGTCGAGtggaggaagaaaggaaaaagtttGAG GAGGGAATGCGCAAGAAGCGACTGGAGCtgatggagaaagagaggaagcaGAGGGAGCAG ATGTTAATGCTGAAAGCAGGCCATATGAAAAGATTTGAGAGGGAAAAG CTGAACCGGATTAATCGGGCCCGTGAGCAGGGCTGGCGTCATGTGCTGAGCTCCAGTGGTGGCAGCCCGGAGAAGAAG TTTTTTGGTGGCGGAGGTGGAATGGCAGCAGTTCTGGCCCCAGCTGTAGAGCGTGCCCCACATGAGTTGGTAGCCAAACTTCATCCTAGAGGAGTGGCCATAGCAGGCGGGGACAGCCCATCCAG AGCTGAGCGAGCAGCTCCAGGGCCTGTTCTGAACAATGGCTCCGCCCTTCTACCGGACAACGTCGTGCTGAAGAGAGAGCTGCACAGGCTGGACGTGATCACCAAGCAGGCCTGTGTTAGCAG gcagCGAGGGCATGCTGCCGCTGAGCGGGCCaggcaggtggaggagttctGGCAGCGCAAGAGGGAGGCCATGCTGAACAAGGTCCGTGCTGAAGGCCAGCTG ggtgccttgcaaaagcTGGCGGCAGTCTATGGAAGCAGGCCTagttcagcaggaggtgggcggGCCAAGCGAAACACGGAGGAGGAG GAGTATCTGTCCCGCCTGCGGCAGATCCGGCTGCAGAACTTCAACGAGCGGCAGCAGATCAAAGCTCGGCTTCGGGGAGAAAAG TATGACAGCGATGGTTCAGACAGCCAGGAGTCCAGCGAGGAAGCTgagcagaggaggaagaagattGAAGAACTGAAG gcCCAGGCAAAGGCACGGGCTGCCCTCAtaaaggagcagctggagaagaagaggCGAGAAGCCTatgagaaggagaagaaggccTGGGAGGATCAC CTGGTGGCTCGAGGAGTGAAGATGGTAATGGAGGCAGGGCAAGGAACAGCATCTCGGCCTGGCTCCTCCCACCCTGACCCGCCAGCCCAAATTCCGGCACAGCCTAGGCCAAACACCCCGGCCATCTCGATGAGCGCTGCTTTGAAGGACGTAGGCGCA GAGGCTACGGTCCCACAGAAACGGGAGATGGAGGCCCCAAATGGGGACACATCCCTTCTGCAG GATGAGAAGCGGGACATCCTGCGCAGACTGAACCAGAGCTTTGCAGgcagggaggaagaggagctgtCCGCCCCTCCACAGGAAGAACAGCATCACAGCCCTGTACCAGGTCAGCCTGCTGAGGAAGCAAGAGCACCCTCCGAtggggacaggaggaggtgggaggcAGGCTCTCCAGCCCCTATTTCCATAGCGGAGCAGATTTTGGAGGACACCTCCGTTCCAG GTGCTGAGGCTACGTTGCCATTGGGGGATGAGGTCTCTGCTGTAGATAGGAAGAAGTGGGAAGCTGGAGATCTGCTCATTGCTGTTGCCCAACAGACCCTAGAGGAAACATGTATTGGTACTGCTG AGAAAACGGTGGGAGAGGTGATCCATCTGGAGGTGGAGAAAGAGGAAGTCCCTAGGAAGGCTTGGGGGCATAGTCCAGACTCAGAGGTGCTCAAGGTTCTGGAGGAGGCGGAGCTCCAGACACTCACTCTCATGGCAGAGGGTGCTAGTGTTCACCAGGACGAGTGTGTGACAG GTGTTGGTATTGGTGAAG aaagcCTGGATCATATGGGTGGAGCCTCATTCCCAAAAGAACAGGAAGTCGGTCCCACTGCCGTGGACCACAGTTCAGAAGTCAAAGGCTGCGAAGAGCAGGAGTCTTCAAGTTCAGTGGAGGAACCAGCCCTGATGCCTCAACCTGCACTACCAGAGAGTAACGGAGAAG CAGATGCAGAGGACGTGGAGACAGAAGTCTTGGAGGAGTGTCAGCACCAGGCCTTGGATCCCCCATCCAGAGTAGTGCAGGCCTGGGAACAGAGGCCTCTCAAAGCTCAGGAACCAAG caggccagcagggggcagtgttCAGCCTGAAGGAGCTGCAGAGGAAGGGGACTTGCTGGAGATGCAGCATCAGCAGCCAGAGTCTACAG GTCCAGAGTGTGCATGTGAGGAACCCCTGTTCTACAAGCTGTTGTCCCCGGCTCGTCGGCGGACCGCTGCACTCGCAATCCTTTCAGCCCAGTCCTCCCAGGATGACTCGGTGACCTCCCGCTCGCGCTCACGCTCTGCCTCTCCTGTCCGGTCCAAGGCGAAGGACTCACTCCTCATTGGACTGTCCACTGGCCTTTTTGATGCCAACAACCCCAAG ATGCTGCGAACCTGTTCCCTTCCAGACCTTGGTAAGATCTTCAGAACCTTTGATGAGGACATCTCAGGGTCCAATGGTGTGGCTGCACCCGAGGACAACCTGGAGCTTGAAGATATTGAGGCCATGAAGGTGGAAGAGCATTCAGAGTGTGAGGAAGATGT TGCATCTGAGGAAGGGGATGAAGACTTGCAGGAGCTCAGAGCCTCCATGGAGCGCCTTTTGCAAGAGCAGCCCAGTGAGGACTACAGTGAGGAGGATGAAGCTGGCTTTACAAGCAGTCCTCCTGAGGAAGAAGCAGGAGAGTCACAGGCACCCATCAGTAATGGCCTTGGGGCAGAGGACGACGCTCACAGCAGTGAGAGTGAGCTCAACGAGGAGTGGCACTCCG ACTACAGTGGTGAGGGGGAGGAAAGTGATACTGATCACCAGGACAGCATCTTCAGCCGTCTGGAAGAGCTCAGGTTCAAACTGGAGCAGGACATGGGCTTTGAGTGCTTCATAGAGGCGTACAACAAAATCAAG GCAATTCATGAGGATGAAGATGAGAACATTGAGCTTGGTTCCAGCCTGCTTCAGAGTGTACTGGGGAGAGAACACCAGCACCTCTATCCCAAAATCCTGCACCTGGTGATGGCAGATGGGGCGTACCAAGAAG ACAATGACGAGTAG
- the nek1 gene encoding serine/threonine-protein kinase Nek1 isoform X8 → MDKYEKVTKIGEGSFGKAILVKSKVEGKQYVIKEIGISRMSGKERQESRKEVAVLANMSHPNIVKYKESFEEGGCLYIVMDYCEGGDLFKRINAQKGVLFPEDQILDWFVQICLALKHVHDRKILHRDIKSQNIFLAQDGTIQLGDFGIARVLNSTVELARTCIGTPYYLSPEICENKPYNNKSDIWALGCVLYEMCTLKHAFEAGNMKNLVVKIIRGSYPPVSVHYSHDLRSLVAQLFKRSPKDRPSVNAILEKPFLSRRIPRFLSPQLIAQEFSHVTIHKQPKVSVAHGVPAKRPAPGSSLAAPAQKITKPAAKYGVPLTVKKPADAGRKCVDAARKCADRKPVVKHKPEGMRKKRLELMEKERKQREQMLMLKAGHMKRFEREKLNRINRAREQGWRHVLSSSGGSPEKKFFGGGGGMAAVLAPAVERAPHELVAKLHPRGVAIAGGDSPSRAERAAPGPVLNNGSALLPDNVVLKRELHRLDVITKQACVSRQRGHAAAERARQVEEFWQRKREAMLNKVRAEGQLGALQKLAAVYGSRPSSAGGGRAKRNTEEEEYLSRLRQIRLQNFNERQQIKARLRGEKYDSDGSDSQESSEEAEQRRKKIEELKAQAKARAALIKEQLEKKRREAYEKEKKAWEDHLVARGVKMVMEAGQGTASRPGSSHPDPPAQIPAQPRPNTPAISMSAALKDVGAEATVPQKREMEAPNGDTSLLQDEKRDILRRLNQSFAGREEEELSAPPQEEQHHSPVPGQPAEEARAPSDGDRRRWEAGSPAPISIAEQILEDTSVPGAEATLPLGDEVSAVDRKKWEAGDLLIAVAQQTLEETCIGTAEKTVGEVIHLEVEKEEVPRKAWGHSPDSEVLKVLEEAELQTLTLMAEGASVHQDECVTGVGIGEESLDHMGGASFPKEQEVGPTAVDHSSEVKGCEEQESSSSVEEPALMPQPALPESNGEADAEDVETEVLEECQHQALDPPSRVVQAWEQRPLKAQEPSRPAGGSVQPEGAAEEGDLLEMQHQQPESTGPECACEEPLFYKLLSPARRRTAALAILSAQSSQDDSVTSRSRSRSASPVRSKAKDSLLIGLSTGLFDANNPKRESRELFHTGHEHIVILMQMDTRQAFNAGHHHILLMVQRDTRQIFSTGHHIQLPVQRDTRQMLRTCSLPDLGKIFRTFDEDISGSNGVAAPEDNLELEDIEAMKVEEHSECEEDVASEEGDEDLQELRASMERLLQEQPSEDYSEEDEAGFTSSPPEEEAGESQAPISNGLGAEDDAHSSESELNEEWHSDYSGEGEESDTDHQDSIFSRLEELRFKLEQDMGFECFIEAYNKIKAIHEDEDENIELGSSLLQSVLGREHQHLYPKILHLVMADGAYQEDNDE, encoded by the exons ATGGATAAATACGAGAAGGTGACCAAGATTGGAGAGGGCTCTTTCGGCAAGGCCATCCTGGTCAAATCCAAGGTGGAGGGGAAACAATATGTCATCAAGGAGATTGGAATCTCCAGG ATGTCCGGCAAGGAGAGGCAGGAGTCTCGTAAGGAAGTGGCTGTCCTTGCCAACATGAGCCACCCCAACATTGTCAAGTACAAGGAGTCCTTTGAAG AGGGTGGTTGTCTCTACATAGTGATGGATTACTGTGAGGGTGGCGATCTGTTCAAGAGGATCAATGCGCAGAAAGGAGTGCTGTTTCCAGAGGATCAG aTCTTGGATTGGTTTGTGCAGATATGCCTGGCTCTGAAACACGTTCATGACCGAAAAATTTTACACAGGGACATAAAATCTCAG AACATATTTCTAGCCCAAGATGGAACTATTCAGTTGGGGGATTTTGGAATTGCCAGAGTTCTTAACAG TACAGTAGAGCTGGCTCGGACCTGCATAGGGACACCCTACTACCTCTCCCCAGAGATCTGCGAGAATAAACCATACAATAACAAAAG TGATATTTGGGCCCTGGGTTGTGTCCTGTATGAAATGTGCACGCTTAAGCATGCA TTTGAGGCTGGCAACATGAAGAACCTTGTTGTGAAGATCATCCGGGGCTCGTACCCACCTGTCTCGGTGCACTACTCCCACGATCTCCGGAGCCTCGTTGCCCAGCTGTTCAAACGGAGCCCTAAGGACCGTCCGTCTGTCAACGCCATTCTGGAGAAGCCCTTTCTCTCACGCAGGATTCCCAGGTTCCTCAGTCCCCAG CTCATCGCTCAGGAATTCAGTCATGTCACCATTCACAAGCAGCCCAAGGTCTCTGTGGCACACGGTGTGCCAG CCAAACGGCCAGCGCCAGGGTCGTCCCTCGCAGCCCCAGCCCAGAAGATCACTAAACCGGCTGCCAAGTATGGAGTGCCTTTAACTGTCAAGAAACCTGCAGATGCCGGCAGGAAGTGCGTGGATGCTGCCAGAAAGTGTGCTGACCGCAAGCCCGTGGTCAAACACAAACCG GAGGGAATGCGCAAGAAGCGACTGGAGCtgatggagaaagagaggaagcaGAGGGAGCAG ATGTTAATGCTGAAAGCAGGCCATATGAAAAGATTTGAGAGGGAAAAG CTGAACCGGATTAATCGGGCCCGTGAGCAGGGCTGGCGTCATGTGCTGAGCTCCAGTGGTGGCAGCCCGGAGAAGAAG TTTTTTGGTGGCGGAGGTGGAATGGCAGCAGTTCTGGCCCCAGCTGTAGAGCGTGCCCCACATGAGTTGGTAGCCAAACTTCATCCTAGAGGAGTGGCCATAGCAGGCGGGGACAGCCCATCCAG AGCTGAGCGAGCAGCTCCAGGGCCTGTTCTGAACAATGGCTCCGCCCTTCTACCGGACAACGTCGTGCTGAAGAGAGAGCTGCACAGGCTGGACGTGATCACCAAGCAGGCCTGTGTTAGCAG gcagCGAGGGCATGCTGCCGCTGAGCGGGCCaggcaggtggaggagttctGGCAGCGCAAGAGGGAGGCCATGCTGAACAAGGTCCGTGCTGAAGGCCAGCTG ggtgccttgcaaaagcTGGCGGCAGTCTATGGAAGCAGGCCTagttcagcaggaggtgggcggGCCAAGCGAAACACGGAGGAGGAG GAGTATCTGTCCCGCCTGCGGCAGATCCGGCTGCAGAACTTCAACGAGCGGCAGCAGATCAAAGCTCGGCTTCGGGGAGAAAAG TATGACAGCGATGGTTCAGACAGCCAGGAGTCCAGCGAGGAAGCTgagcagaggaggaagaagattGAAGAACTGAAG gcCCAGGCAAAGGCACGGGCTGCCCTCAtaaaggagcagctggagaagaagaggCGAGAAGCCTatgagaaggagaagaaggccTGGGAGGATCAC CTGGTGGCTCGAGGAGTGAAGATGGTAATGGAGGCAGGGCAAGGAACAGCATCTCGGCCTGGCTCCTCCCACCCTGACCCGCCAGCCCAAATTCCGGCACAGCCTAGGCCAAACACCCCGGCCATCTCGATGAGCGCTGCTTTGAAGGACGTAGGCGCA GAGGCTACGGTCCCACAGAAACGGGAGATGGAGGCCCCAAATGGGGACACATCCCTTCTGCAG GATGAGAAGCGGGACATCCTGCGCAGACTGAACCAGAGCTTTGCAGgcagggaggaagaggagctgtCCGCCCCTCCACAGGAAGAACAGCATCACAGCCCTGTACCAGGTCAGCCTGCTGAGGAAGCAAGAGCACCCTCCGAtggggacaggaggaggtgggaggcAGGCTCTCCAGCCCCTATTTCCATAGCGGAGCAGATTTTGGAGGACACCTCCGTTCCAG GTGCTGAGGCTACGTTGCCATTGGGGGATGAGGTCTCTGCTGTAGATAGGAAGAAGTGGGAAGCTGGAGATCTGCTCATTGCTGTTGCCCAACAGACCCTAGAGGAAACATGTATTGGTACTGCTG AGAAAACGGTGGGAGAGGTGATCCATCTGGAGGTGGAGAAAGAGGAAGTCCCTAGGAAGGCTTGGGGGCATAGTCCAGACTCAGAGGTGCTCAAGGTTCTGGAGGAGGCGGAGCTCCAGACACTCACTCTCATGGCAGAGGGTGCTAGTGTTCACCAGGACGAGTGTGTGACAG GTGTTGGTATTGGTGAAG aaagcCTGGATCATATGGGTGGAGCCTCATTCCCAAAAGAACAGGAAGTCGGTCCCACTGCCGTGGACCACAGTTCAGAAGTCAAAGGCTGCGAAGAGCAGGAGTCTTCAAGTTCAGTGGAGGAACCAGCCCTGATGCCTCAACCTGCACTACCAGAGAGTAACGGAGAAG CAGATGCAGAGGACGTGGAGACAGAAGTCTTGGAGGAGTGTCAGCACCAGGCCTTGGATCCCCCATCCAGAGTAGTGCAGGCCTGGGAACAGAGGCCTCTCAAAGCTCAGGAACCAAG caggccagcagggggcagtgttCAGCCTGAAGGAGCTGCAGAGGAAGGGGACTTGCTGGAGATGCAGCATCAGCAGCCAGAGTCTACAG GTCCAGAGTGTGCATGTGAGGAACCCCTGTTCTACAAGCTGTTGTCCCCGGCTCGTCGGCGGACCGCTGCACTCGCAATCCTTTCAGCCCAGTCCTCCCAGGATGACTCGGTGACCTCCCGCTCGCGCTCACGCTCTGCCTCTCCTGTCCGGTCCAAGGCGAAGGACTCACTCCTCATTGGACTGTCCACTGGCCTTTTTGATGCCAACAACCCCAAG AGGGAGTCCAGAGAGTTATTCCATACAGGACATGAGCACATCGTGATTCTGATGCAGATGGACACTAGACAAGCATTTAATGCAGGACATCATCACATCCTGCTCATGGTGCAGAGGGACACAAGACAGATATTTAGTACAGGACATCACATCCAACTTCCAGTGCAGAGGGACACAAGACAG ATGCTGCGAACCTGTTCCCTTCCAGACCTTGGTAAGATCTTCAGAACCTTTGATGAGGACATCTCAGGGTCCAATGGTGTGGCTGCACCCGAGGACAACCTGGAGCTTGAAGATATTGAGGCCATGAAGGTGGAAGAGCATTCAGAGTGTGAGGAAGATGT TGCATCTGAGGAAGGGGATGAAGACTTGCAGGAGCTCAGAGCCTCCATGGAGCGCCTTTTGCAAGAGCAGCCCAGTGAGGACTACAGTGAGGAGGATGAAGCTGGCTTTACAAGCAGTCCTCCTGAGGAAGAAGCAGGAGAGTCACAGGCACCCATCAGTAATGGCCTTGGGGCAGAGGACGACGCTCACAGCAGTGAGAGTGAGCTCAACGAGGAGTGGCACTCCG ACTACAGTGGTGAGGGGGAGGAAAGTGATACTGATCACCAGGACAGCATCTTCAGCCGTCTGGAAGAGCTCAGGTTCAAACTGGAGCAGGACATGGGCTTTGAGTGCTTCATAGAGGCGTACAACAAAATCAAG GCAATTCATGAGGATGAAGATGAGAACATTGAGCTTGGTTCCAGCCTGCTTCAGAGTGTACTGGGGAGAGAACACCAGCACCTCTATCCCAAAATCCTGCACCTGGTGATGGCAGATGGGGCGTACCAAGAAG ACAATGACGAGTAG